gtaaaacaacctgaggattgatgataaaaaacattgacatgtttctacaactttacgGATAATtcttggaattttcgtctgcccgtcgtgacctgcacgagcctgtggattactaagcaaaacgcgccaaccaaatggaggtttttggatataaagagaatcTTAtggaacaaaactaacatttattgtgtaactggtagtctcgtgagtgcaacaaacgaagatcatcaaaggtaagcgatttattttattttgcttttCTGACTCGTGACCAATCTACTTTTCTGCTAGCTATTTTAATGTTTTGTCTGCTGAGAGCTGTCCTCACaatcacatggtttgctttcaccgtaaagcttttttgaaatctgacatgccaggtggattaacaacaagctaagctgtgtttttggtatattgcacttgtgatttcatgaaaattaaatatttttagtaatttaattgaatttggcgctctgcaattcacctGATGTTGACACAAATGATCCGCTTAAGGATCGGTCGCCAAGAGGTTTTTAATTTGGGAGAACGGCTtgtgtaatggctggagcggatcAGTGGAATGGaataatgccattccatttgctccgttccggacattattatgagctgttcccctcagcagcctcctgtgaatgGGCAACATGTTACGAGAGGATGAAGATTAACAGTTAGGACAGGCAGAGGACAGAAGTGGATTTTGAACAAAGACGTAGAATCAtctgtacatgtacatgtactgtagcacTGTGACACGGACAGTATTACATGGATCATGGCAGATATGACAAAACGTTTGGGTGCTCTCTATCATGATAGCACACCGTGTCCAAGTAAGTGCTGCTCTCTAGATCTTACAGTGCATATTATTTGACCACCCTTTGTTCCTCTTGCTCATGGTCtccaggtcctacaggctcttgGTTACCCAGCTGGCTTCGAAGTGGACCTGGACTCCCTGAGCGCTGATGAGAGATCTGACGGCGAGGGACGCAACCACAGAAGTGAGAGAAACGACAGAATGTCCACCAGCTCCAGAAGCAACTCTGTCACCTCCACAGACACAGCGAGGTAACACAACCGTCACACTGACAACACGAGGTAACCTCACAAACTTCACACTAGGgcgggcggtataccgtatattaCTATAtacggtattgatgcacggaccggttggGTTTTACTTTATCTTCTATAAcgttatttgaatgtttggtttgttaaatgtgatacgccgcgtgtaacgtccatttttatagtttactccgctacttgagtcatcccgctccgctctctctctctccacacagacctagccctccccctgtcactcaaggagcgcatttgttgttgcttgaccacgagacatttgttcagtctgcatggtcaatgcagcacatgcaacaatgtttccaattgatcttaatataaatccacaagcattCTATAAatacaatattagtttgtgtttcttacatctgctaacagctagtttgtattttcttattaAGTTAAGCTAAACCgtgttgctagctaactagctaataaaagtactgagtcagagcaaacgtagctagcttgttatgctgatgaatgaggacccaaaagcgacgtaatagtaacagagtctttattccagtattaaacaaataatgattctcctggatataatcaatggtaatccaaaacaggaaactgaaatcctctcgtcaatagagagaacgcctggagacgcgaccacagactgcaagtcgcttcgggaaggcactggccgtagctgacatagacacctgctcacacgcagcatctgaagaaggcaaagaacacgacagggcgaaacaaggacacaggaacagcaaacatcaaacaagaatccgacaaggacagaagcggaaaacagagggagaaatagggactctaatcagagggcaaaataggggacaggtgtgaaagagtaaatgaggtcgttaggagaatgagaaacagctgggagcaggaacggaacgatagagagagagcgggagagggagagaggaaggagaaagagagagagagaaagaggaaagaataataagaccagcagagggaagcacagggacaagacatgatcaaagacaaaacatgacagtaccccccactcaccgagcgcctcctggcgcactcgaggaggaaccc
This portion of the Salvelinus sp. IW2-2015 linkage group LG15, ASM291031v2, whole genome shotgun sequence genome encodes:
- the LOC139028749 gene encoding spermatid perinuclear RNA-binding protein-like, which encodes MNALMRLNQVHPGLQYKLLSQSARSTLQFLPCLWTYRALSMRPLALLKTAKLKVALKVLQALGYPAGFEVDLDSLSADERSDGEGRNHRSERNDRMSTSSRSNSVTSTDTAR